In the Bombus pyrosoma isolate SC7728 linkage group LG15, ASM1482585v1, whole genome shotgun sequence genome, one interval contains:
- the LOC122576034 gene encoding exonuclease 3'-5' domain-containing protein 2 isoform X2, with protein MWPFSHWQNWIYSSKIEIGVASYEDGQKILADYGCRVSSTIDLRTLAARVKLPSPQSLAAMSLQYLGLEMDKLIEVRCSNWDAGTLTDEQVAYAACDAIASVLIYDQITQKMKEKYSLWEILKNYIKNMCNKNLNMHFHCVPSDVINTRFKAQREHTTINEKNTENNYFGKITRNCKTNNNTIRKNNVPTRNKPLYHNCYLQAPDGEILCTCDRKKAEWYLTKGLGEVIEKEPLTVRLKFEPSGRALGQVGQYYTQIKINQCVVCGTSDKFIRKNVVPREYRKYFPLVMKAHQSHDILLLCPSCHEISNYHDLQLRRKLADMCDAPLVGPLTHIRNKNVNNSRKLHSAVKALRERTTLPDARRKDLEHYILECTNEEQVTPILLDVLNKKLENTISVPNPDQPKCQPHGLKVVQYFHKKEGGLVELERMWREHFLLTMKPKYLPNLWSVHHNQERLIIHQSQNRIKAEDAKVAGLAY; from the exons ATGTGGCCTTTTTCGCATTGGCAAAATTGGATATATTCctcaaaaattgaaa TAGGAGTTGCTTCATATGAGGATGGACAGAAGATATTAGCAGATTACGGATGTAGAGTTAGCAGTACAATTGATTTAAGGACATTAGCAGCACGAGTGAAGTTACCAAGCCCACAAAGTTTAGCTGCAATGAGTTTGCAATATTTAGGCTTGGAAAtggataaattaatagaagTTAGGTGTAGCAATTGGGATGCTGGCACTCTTACTGACGAGCAAGTAGCATATGCTGCTTGTGATGCAATTGCATCTGTTCTTATTTATGAccaa attacaCAGAAAATGAAGGAGAAGTATTCATTGTGggaaatcttaaaaaattatataaaaaatatgtgtaataaaaatctaaatatgCATTTTCATTGTGTTCCTAGTGATGTAATTAATACGAG GTTCAAGGCTCAACGTGAACACACAACTATTAATGAGAAAAAcacagaaaataattattttggcAAGATTACCAGAAATTgcaaaacaaataataacactatacgtaaaaataatgtaCCTACAAGAAATAAaccattatatcataattgtTACTTACAAGCACCAGATGgagaaatattatgtacatgtgATCGTAAAAAAGCAGAATGGTATCTTACAAAAGGATTAGGAGAAGTAATTGAAAAGGAACCACTTACCGTCAGGTTAAAATTTGAACCTTCTGGGCGAGCTTTAGGACAGGTTGGACAGTATTACAcacaaattaaaatcaatcagTGTGTGGTTTGTGGAACATCAGATaagtttattagaaaaaacGTTGTACCTCgagaatatcgtaaatattttccat tgGTGATGAAAGCACATCAATCTcacgatatattattattatgtccATCTTGTCATGAAATAAGCAATTATCACGATCTGCAGCTCAGAAGAAAGCTAGCAGACATGTGCGACGCACCTTTAGTTGGTCCATTGACacatatacgtaataaaaatgtaaataattcgAGGAAGTTACATTCAGCTGTTAAAGCTTTAAGAGAAAGAACAACTTTGCCTGATGCACGACGCAAAGATTTAgaacattatattttagaatgtACAAATGAGGAACAAGTTACACCAATTCTGCTTGatgtattaaacaaaaaattagaGAATACAATATCAGTACCCAATCCTGATCAACCTAAATGTCAACCTCATGGTTTAAAG gttgttcaatattttcataaaaaggaAGGAGGTTTAGTAGAATTGGAACGTATGTGGAGGGAACATTTTCTTCTGACTATGAAGCCAAAGTATCTACCAAATCTATGGTCTGTTCATCACAATCAAGaaagattaattattcatcAATCACAGAACAGAATTAAAGCAGAGGATGCAAAGGTAGCTGGTTTGGCatactga
- the LOC122576027 gene encoding stabilizer of axonemal microtubules 1-like, producing MEVVEIQNTKKQFQLPCQKPAKCPCDIKCTRKYVQPSRAKSFAPVRTYKPPSKLFEDNTTYHLSYLNVDHAEMRRSRSQPIRPKPALTKSDARFLGETTNQLSYKHIGSIPKTKPIIPRQRPMIGSGRMESVTTIRQDYPRKYVDKPEIIIPCGNIRLSSGKLDASTTAKLSYADPGCTEPTLNFKPIAIYYPPSEPILTDTTQKLSYQPVHIPERDTYSWQQKPIYQAPDVAMCGKTTYSESFLKNEEPCMEKPVRPTAANVFPIGGEFHSDTIYKQSYLQSAIVERVEPVIPCNAISKPDGKISTDTTSKLSYLPVQSERRLPILPRSRNMIGDGLMQSETTNRCDFVEKITLRPDLIIPCDNLRSPDTPIDDRTTTKLSYAKPGPVEWVKSFKPVVQYQRSEKIEYDTINKLSYQSWTPLPKEHIPWASKEKYQPPSDPMCADTIYQVSYPAPGYYEDTCMPADCECLDFKYDALPAQICETVTCE from the exons ATGGAAGTAGTGGAGATACAGAATACAAAGAAGCAGTTTCAACTACCATGCCAGAAGCCAGCAAAATGCCCCTGTGACATTAAA TGCACAAGAAAATACGTGCAACCGTCTCGAGCAAAGTCATTCGCTCCGGTGAGAACGTATAAGCCTCcttcgaaattattcgaagataataccacatatcacTTATCATATTTAAACGTGGATCATGCGGAAATGCGACGCAGCCGATCTCAACCTATCCGACCCAAACCTGCTCTTACTAAATCCGATGCTCGATTTCTCGGTGAAACGACTAATCAATTGAGTTACAAACATATTGGGAGTATTCCTAAAACAAAACCAATCATACCCAGGCAAAG GCCGATGATCGGATCTGGTCGAATGGAGTCTGTTACCACAATTCGTCAGGATTACCCGCGTAAATATGTGGACAAACCAGAAATTATAATACCTTGTGGGAACATTCGTTTAAGTTCCGGCAAGCTGGATGCTAGTACCACAGCGAAACTTTCTTATGCGGACCCAGGCTGTACAGAACCGACATTGAACTTCAAACCCATAGCGATTTACTATCCACCGAGTGAACCGATTCTTACTGATACTACACAGAAGTTAAGTTATCAACCTGTTCACATTCCAGAAAGAGATACGTACTCCTGGCAGCAGAAACCAATCTAcca AGCTCCAGATGTTGCTATGTGCGGAAAGACAACGTACTCTGAAAGTTTCTTAAAGAACGAAGAGCCATGCATGGAGAAACCTGTACGGCCGACTGCTGCCAATGTCTTTCCTATCGGTGGTGAATTTCACTCAGATACTATTTATAAACAAAGCTATTTGCAATCGGCTATCGTTGAACGAGTGGAACCTGTTATTCCTTGCAATGCTATCTCGAAACCTGATGGCAAAATTTCAACAGATACAACAAGCAAA TTGAGTTACCTACCAGTCCAAAGCGAAAGACGTTTGCCGATATTACCCCGAAGCAGAAACATGATAGGCGATGGTCTAATGCAATCCGAAACTACCAACCGTTGCGATTTTGtggaaaaaattacattacgACCGGATCTCATTATTCCATGTGATAATCTTCGAAGCCCGGATACACCTATTGACGACAGAACTACAACGAAACTATCTTACGCGAAACCTGGGCCAGTAGAGTGGGTTAAAAGCTTTAAACCTGTTGTTCAGTATCAGAG atctgaaaaaattgaatatgaCACTATAAACAAACTATCGTATCAGTCTTGGACTCCACTTCCCAAGGAACATATACCATGGGCgtctaaagaaaaatatcagcCACCTTCAGATCCTATGTGTGCCGATACTATTTACCAAGTCAGTTATCCCGCACCCGGATATTACGAAGATACTTGTATGCCAGCTGATTGCGAATGTTTGGATTTCAAATACGACGCTCTCCCGGCACAAATATGTGAAACTGTGACGTGTGAATGA
- the LOC122576034 gene encoding exonuclease 3'-5' domain-containing protein 2 isoform X3, with the protein MWPFSHWQNWIYSSKIERVASYEDGQKILADYGCRVSSTIDLRTLAARVKLPSPQSLAAMSLQYLGLEMDKLIEVRCSNWDAGTLTDEQVAYAACDAIASVLIYDQITQKMKEKYSLWEILKNYIKNMCNKNLNMHFHCVPSDVINTRFKAQREHTTINEKNTENNYFGKITRNCKTNNNTIRKNNVPTRNKPLYHNCYLQAPDGEILCTCDRKKAEWYLTKGLGEVIEKEPLTVRLKFEPSGRALGQVGQYYTQIKINQCVVCGTSDKFIRKNVVPREYRKYFPLVMKAHQSHDILLLCPSCHEISNYHDLQLRRKLADMCDAPLVGPLTHIRNKNVNNSRKLHSAVKALRERTTLPDARRKDLEHYILECTNEEQVTPILLDVLNKKLENTISVPNPDQPKCQPHGLKVVQYFHKKEGGLVELERMWREHFLLTMKPKYLPNLWSVHHNQERLIIHQSQNRIKAEDAKVAGLAY; encoded by the exons ATGTGGCCTTTTTCGCATTGGCAAAATTGGATATATTCctcaaaaattgaaa GAGTTGCTTCATATGAGGATGGACAGAAGATATTAGCAGATTACGGATGTAGAGTTAGCAGTACAATTGATTTAAGGACATTAGCAGCACGAGTGAAGTTACCAAGCCCACAAAGTTTAGCTGCAATGAGTTTGCAATATTTAGGCTTGGAAAtggataaattaatagaagTTAGGTGTAGCAATTGGGATGCTGGCACTCTTACTGACGAGCAAGTAGCATATGCTGCTTGTGATGCAATTGCATCTGTTCTTATTTATGAccaa attacaCAGAAAATGAAGGAGAAGTATTCATTGTGggaaatcttaaaaaattatataaaaaatatgtgtaataaaaatctaaatatgCATTTTCATTGTGTTCCTAGTGATGTAATTAATACGAG GTTCAAGGCTCAACGTGAACACACAACTATTAATGAGAAAAAcacagaaaataattattttggcAAGATTACCAGAAATTgcaaaacaaataataacactatacgtaaaaataatgtaCCTACAAGAAATAAaccattatatcataattgtTACTTACAAGCACCAGATGgagaaatattatgtacatgtgATCGTAAAAAAGCAGAATGGTATCTTACAAAAGGATTAGGAGAAGTAATTGAAAAGGAACCACTTACCGTCAGGTTAAAATTTGAACCTTCTGGGCGAGCTTTAGGACAGGTTGGACAGTATTACAcacaaattaaaatcaatcagTGTGTGGTTTGTGGAACATCAGATaagtttattagaaaaaacGTTGTACCTCgagaatatcgtaaatattttccat tgGTGATGAAAGCACATCAATCTcacgatatattattattatgtccATCTTGTCATGAAATAAGCAATTATCACGATCTGCAGCTCAGAAGAAAGCTAGCAGACATGTGCGACGCACCTTTAGTTGGTCCATTGACacatatacgtaataaaaatgtaaataattcgAGGAAGTTACATTCAGCTGTTAAAGCTTTAAGAGAAAGAACAACTTTGCCTGATGCACGACGCAAAGATTTAgaacattatattttagaatgtACAAATGAGGAACAAGTTACACCAATTCTGCTTGatgtattaaacaaaaaattagaGAATACAATATCAGTACCCAATCCTGATCAACCTAAATGTCAACCTCATGGTTTAAAG gttgttcaatattttcataaaaaggaAGGAGGTTTAGTAGAATTGGAACGTATGTGGAGGGAACATTTTCTTCTGACTATGAAGCCAAAGTATCTACCAAATCTATGGTCTGTTCATCACAATCAAGaaagattaattattcatcAATCACAGAACAGAATTAAAGCAGAGGATGCAAAGGTAGCTGGTTTGGCatactga
- the LOC122576045 gene encoding mitochondrial import inner membrane translocase subunit Tim16: MAKHLVQIIIMGTQVVAKAFARALRQEIAGSQAAAHRTGGGARGTQHVAANYKTGISLEEALQILNVERVDEVKAIERNYKHLMEVNDRSKGGSFYIQSKIVRAKERIDEELKTMKTHPSNSNSRQQNASKEL; the protein is encoded by the coding sequence ATGGCAAAACACTtagtacaaataattataatgggCACACAAGTCGTTGCTAAAGCATTTGCACGTGCATTACGACAAGAAATTGCAGGAAGTCAAGCTGCTGCGCATAGAACAGGTGGTGGAGCACGGGGTACTCAACACGTTGCAGCCAATTATAAGACTGGTATTTCTTTGGAAGAAGCACTACAAATTTTGAATGttgaacgagtggatgaagtAAAAGCTATTGAACGTAACTATAAGCATCTTATGGAAGTTAATGATAGATCGAAAGGTggttctttttatattcagtCAAAAATTGTACGTGCTAAAGAACGTATTGACGAAGAACTAAAAACTATGAAGACTCATCCTTCGAACAGTAATTCTAGGCAACAAAATGCTTCAAAAGAACTATAA
- the LOC122576025 gene encoding phosphatidylinositol 4-kinase type 2-alpha — MSDSEQRQLHVPYREYHSQNNTNTSALVETDALVDLSITSNNCLPVNECSELIPDVEFVPNLSNEQTIAIDSPGMDRESQPLLGRLELDVTFNRFPDDPQFSELVWQAELAIDNGISPERIYQGSSGSYFVKNTTGKIIGVFKPKDEEPYGRLNPKWTKWMHKLCCPCCFGRSCLIPNQGYLSEAGASLVDRKLGLGIVPNTRVVKLVSKTFNYPRLDRQKARMKQAIMDQFPTVGSHFNRIGLPPKVGSFQVFVDGYKDADYWLRRWESEPLSPRLSREFQLQFERLVILDYIIRNTDRGNDNWLIKYDNSKGKNGSEQGEVKIAAIDNGLAFPFKHPDSWRAYPYHWAWLSQAKQPFSDVTRELVLPQLSDQNFVQDLCDDLYQLFKQDKGFDRPHFDKQMSVMRGQILNLQQALKDAKSPVQLVQMPAVIVEKAKGNGAPRLFSFSDTFTQRFQNKSPFFSWC; from the exons ATGAGCGACTCCGAACAGCGGCAATTACACGTGCCTTATCGAGAATATCATAGCCAGAACAATACTAATACTTCTGCCTTAGTGGAAACTGATGCATTGGTAGATCTTTCAATCACATCTAACAATTGTTTACCAGTAAATGAGTGTTCAGAACTAATACCAGACGTTGAATTTGTTCCCAATCTGAGCAACGAACAAACCATAGCCATTGATTCTCCTGGGATGGACCGGGAGAGCCAGCCTCTCCTTGGTCGACTGGAGCTGGATGTCACCTTTAATCGTTTCCCTG ATGATCCACAATTCTCTGAGTTAGTATGGCAGGCTGAATTGGCAATAGACAATGGAATCTCCCCCGAAAGGATATACCAAGGTTCTAGTGGCAGTTACTTTGTAAAAAATACCACAGGG aaaataataggTGTTTTTAAGCCAAAGGATGAAGAACCTTATGGAAGATTAAATCCAAAATGGACAAAATGGATGCACAAACTTTGTTGTCCGTGTTGTTTTGGGAGAAGTTGTTTAATTCCAAATCAAGGATACCTCAGTGAGGCGGGTGCAAGTTTAGTTGACCGTAAATTGGGTCTGGGTATAGTTCCAAATACTAGAGTAGTCAAACTTGTCAGTAAAACATTTAACTACCCACGCTTAGACCGACAAAAAGCTCGTATGAAGCAAGCTATCATGGACCAGTTTCCTACAGTGGGATCTCATTTCAATCGTATTGGTTTGCCGCCAAAAGTTGGTTCTTTTCAAGTTTTTGTAGATGGTTACAAGGATGCTGACTACTGGTTAAGGCGATGGGAAAGTGAACCTTTATCACCACGTCTTAGTAGAGAATTTCAACTTCAATTTGAACGCTTAGTTATTTTGGActatataattagaaatactGATAGAG GTAATGATAATTGGTTAATTAAATACGATAATAGTAAGGGAAAAAACGGATCAGAACAGGGTGAAGTAAAAATAGCCGCTATAGATAATGGTTTGGCTTTTCCTTTTAAACATCCCGATTCATGGCGTGCTTATCCGTATCACTGGGCATGGTTAAGTCAAGCGAAACAACCATTTAGCGATGTGACGCGAGAACTTGTATTACCACAACTTTCGGatcaaaattttgtacaagATCTTTGTGAcgatttatatcaattatttaaa CAAGATAAAGGTTTCGATCGACCTCATTTTGATAAACAAATGAGCGTAATGCGCGGTCAAATCTTGAACTTACAACAAGCTTTAAAGGATGCCAAAAGCCCTGTGCAGTTGGTACAAATGCCTGCTGTGATCGttgaaaa GGCCAAGGGAAACGGAGCACCAAGACTATTCTCATTCTCTGATACATTTACACAGCGCTTCCAGAATAAAAGCCCTTTCTTCTCTTGGTGTTAA
- the LOC122576024 gene encoding signal transducer and activator of transcription 5B: MSLWAKAQQLPQDALQEVRSVYGEHFPIEVRHFLSSWIEEKMWTDIEPDNPQYEQYIATLVRSLIQELETKAASLNTDDMFLTKLKLMEAAKNFRQRYTHNPTALFRIIRHCLGTEMKLVSQVENLGGALMSMAGGKVGLISDAIAEIAQHVESLRRRTQETGEDLRKMEQEQEAFAISYHECTKLNAHLQHLATQPQNQQNLDMEKKIRRQKEQQEQLLNHKVAGLMQLRLTLADKLKDTITRLNSLQSRVLDDELIRWKRDQQLAGNGALFNSNLDSIQEWCESLAELIWLNRQQIKEAERLKQKFSLEPPGMQDILPTLNAQITQLLSSLVTSTFIIEKQPPQVMKTNTRFTSTVRLLVGGKLNVHMTPPQVKVSIISEAQANALLKSDKMAKNGEASGEILNNTGTMEYHQATRQLSVSFRNMQLKKIKRAEKKGTESVMDEKFSLLFQSQFSVGGGELVFAVWTLSLPVVVIVHGNQEPHAWATVTWDNAFAEPGRVPFAVPDKVPWGQVAEALNVKFKSATGRSLTEDNLRFLAEKAFRGGNASGQDYSSLLLSWAQFCKEPLPERNFTFWEWFYAVMKLTREHLKSQWMDGYILGFVRKRQAEEMLASCASGTFLMRFSDSELGGVTIAWVGDQTEVFMLQPFTSKDFAIRSLADRVSDLQHLLYLYPDISKDQAFSKYYTPFTENQSTSANGYVKPFLVTHVPGWGGPGVGGQTPSHSSVVGVGSSGQSGPGGSYPATPSTIFQAHSPDPSVTRDTPSVASSYAPGLGQSSVGRTNPDMDYVELMGHSELPSIDENLNLDHFTFSEFIQSYNTKPQ; the protein is encoded by the exons ATGTCACTGTGGGCAAAAGCACAACAATTACCACAAGATGCATTGCAAGAAGTACGTTCAGTTTATGGAGAACATTTTCCGATTGAGGTCCGACACTTTTTATCTTCTtggatagaagaaaaaatgtg gaCTGATATAGAACCTGATAATCCACAATATGAACAATATATAGCTACTCTTGTGAGATCTCTAATTCAAGAATTAGAAACTAAGGCAGCTTCATTAAACACAGATGACatgtttttaacaaaattaaaattaatggaagCTGCAAAAAATTTTCGT CAGAGATATACACATAATCCTACAGcgttatttagaataattagaCATTGCCTAGGtacagaaatgaaattagtaTCTCAAGTAGAGAATTTAGGAGGTGCATTAATGAGTATGGCAGGAGGGAAAGTAGGATTGATTAGTGATGCTATAGCTGAAATAGCCCAACATGTTGAGTCTTTGCGACGTAGAACTCAAGAAACTGGAGAAGATTTGCGAAAAATGGAGCAAGAACAGGAGGCATTTGCTATTAGTTATCACGAATGTACTAAGCTAAATGCTCATCTTCAACATCTTGCAACACAACCacaaaatcaacaaaatttagatatggagaaaaaaattagaag gCAAAAAGAGCAGCAAGAACAATTACTGAACCATAAAGTAGCAGGTTTAATGCAATTACGACTGACATTAGCTGACAAACTGAAAGATACTATTACTAGATTAAATAGCTTGCAATCTAGAGTCTTAGACGATGAACTTATTAG atgGAAAAGAGATCAACAACTAGCAGGAAATGGCGCGCTATTTAACAGCAATTTGGATTCTATTCAAGAATGGTGTGAAAGCTTAGCTGAATTAATTTGGCTTAATCGTCAACAAATTAAAGAAGCAGAACGTTTAAAGCAAAAATTTTCGTTAGAACCACCAGGAATGCAAGATATTCTTCCTACTTTAAATGCCCAAATTACACAGTTACTTAGTTCGTTAGTTACAAGTACATTCATCATAGAAAAACAACCGCCGCAAGTAATGAAAACTAATACTCGTTTTACAAGTACAGTACGCTTGCTTGTTGGCGGAAAATTGAATGTTCACATGACTCCTCCTCAAGTTAAGGTGAGCATTATCAGTGAAGCTCAAGCAAATGCTTTATTAAAGAGCGATAAAATGGCAAAGAATGGAGAAGCTAGCGGTGAAATCTTAAATAATACGGGGACGATGGAATATCATCag GCAACAAGACAACTCTCTGTAAGCTTTCGTAAtatgcaattaaaaaagatcaaaagagcagaaaaaaaaggaacggaaTCTGTGATGGATGAAAAATTTTCCCTTCTCTTTCAATCACAATTTAGCGTTGGAGGAGGTGAATTGGTATTCGCAGTTTGGACTCTAAGTTTACCAGTTGTAGTAATTGTACATGGAAATCAAGAACCACACGCATGGGCTACAGTTACATGGGATAATGCATTTGCTGAACCTGGAAGAGTACCATTCGCAGTGCCTGATAAAGTTCCATGGGGTCAAGTAGCTGAAGcattaaatgttaaatttaaatctgCGACAGGTCGTTCATTAACGGAAGATAATTTACGATTTCTCGCGGAAAAAGCGTTTCGCGGTGGTAATGCAAGTGGGCAAGACTACTCTAGTTTGCTTTTGAGTTGGGCACAGTTTTGCAAAGAGCCATTAccagaaagaaattttacgttTTGGGAATGGTTTTATGCTGTGATGAAATTAACCAGGGAGCATTTAAAAAGTCAATGGATGGACGGTTATATATTGGGATTTGTGAGAAAGAGACAAGCAGAAGAAATGTTGGCGAGTTGTGCGTCAGGAACATTTTTAATGCGTTTTTCAGATTCTGAACTTGGTGGTGTTACTATTGCTTGGGTTGGAG atCAGACTGAAGTTTTCATGTTACAACCTTTCACGAGCAAAGATTTTGCGATACGTAGTTTAGCTGACCGTGTGTCCGATTTACAACACCTGCTTTATCTCTATCCAGACATATCGAAAGATCAagcattttctaaatattacaCGCCATTTACAG aaaatcAATCTACATCGGCAAATGGATATGTGAAACCGTTTTTGGTAACGCACGTACCTGGTTGGGGTGGGCCTGGTGTTGGTGGTCAAACACCGTCGCATTCCTCCGTAGTAGGAGTAGGAAGTAGCGGTCAAAGTGGTCCCGGTGGTAGTTATCCAGCAACACCATCAACTATATTTCAAGCGCACAGTCCAGACCCCTCTGTAACGCGTGATACTCCATCAGTGGCTTCCAG CTACGCTCCGGGCCTTGGCCAGTCAAGCGTTGGGCGAACGAATCCGGACATGGACTATGTGGAGCTGATGGGTCACAGCGAACTCCCCTCGATCGACGAAAATCTCAACTTGGATCACTTTACCTTCTCCGAGTTCATACAATCCTACAACACTAAGCCACAATAG
- the LOC122576034 gene encoding exonuclease 3'-5' domain-containing protein 2 isoform X1, which translates to MHPVRSNMFLVCVTVGLVLLASKYHKNVFQSVRHLCQCINNKSCKQSDNKKKDLKITLDKIILADTPEKCDYAIQRIHRNLSNDVLGFDCEWVNEGSVSLLQLATFNGVCGLFRIGKIGYIPQKLKDLLANKDILKVGVASYEDGQKILADYGCRVSSTIDLRTLAARVKLPSPQSLAAMSLQYLGLEMDKLIEVRCSNWDAGTLTDEQVAYAACDAIASVLIYDQITQKMKEKYSLWEILKNYIKNMCNKNLNMHFHCVPSDVINTRFKAQREHTTINEKNTENNYFGKITRNCKTNNNTIRKNNVPTRNKPLYHNCYLQAPDGEILCTCDRKKAEWYLTKGLGEVIEKEPLTVRLKFEPSGRALGQVGQYYTQIKINQCVVCGTSDKFIRKNVVPREYRKYFPLVMKAHQSHDILLLCPSCHEISNYHDLQLRRKLADMCDAPLVGPLTHIRNKNVNNSRKLHSAVKALRERTTLPDARRKDLEHYILECTNEEQVTPILLDVLNKKLENTISVPNPDQPKCQPHGLKVVQYFHKKEGGLVELERMWREHFLLTMKPKYLPNLWSVHHNQERLIIHQSQNRIKAEDAKVAGLAY; encoded by the exons ATGCATCCTGTAAGGAGCAACATGTTTCTCGTATGCGTAACTGTGGGCCTTGTACTTTTGGCCTCCAAATACCACAAAAATGTCTTTCAAAGTGTTAGACATCTCTGTCAatgtataaacaataaaagCTGTAAGCAAAGtgataataagaagaaagatcTTAAAATCACATTGGACAAAATCATTTTAGCTGATACTCCAGAAAAATGTGATTATGCTATTCAACGTATTCATCG TAACTTGTCTAATGATGTGCTGGGTTTTGATTGCGAATGGGTCAATGAAGGATCTGTTTCTTTACTTCAACTTGCTACATTTAATGGAGTATGTGGCCTTTTTCGCATTGGCAAAATTGGATATATTCctcaaaaattgaaa gATTTACTAGCTAATAAAGATATTCTTAAAGTAGGAGTTGCTTCATATGAGGATGGACAGAAGATATTAGCAGATTACGGATGTAGAGTTAGCAGTACAATTGATTTAAGGACATTAGCAGCACGAGTGAAGTTACCAAGCCCACAAAGTTTAGCTGCAATGAGTTTGCAATATTTAGGCTTGGAAAtggataaattaatagaagTTAGGTGTAGCAATTGGGATGCTGGCACTCTTACTGACGAGCAAGTAGCATATGCTGCTTGTGATGCAATTGCATCTGTTCTTATTTATGAccaa attacaCAGAAAATGAAGGAGAAGTATTCATTGTGggaaatcttaaaaaattatataaaaaatatgtgtaataaaaatctaaatatgCATTTTCATTGTGTTCCTAGTGATGTAATTAATACGAG GTTCAAGGCTCAACGTGAACACACAACTATTAATGAGAAAAAcacagaaaataattattttggcAAGATTACCAGAAATTgcaaaacaaataataacactatacgtaaaaataatgtaCCTACAAGAAATAAaccattatatcataattgtTACTTACAAGCACCAGATGgagaaatattatgtacatgtgATCGTAAAAAAGCAGAATGGTATCTTACAAAAGGATTAGGAGAAGTAATTGAAAAGGAACCACTTACCGTCAGGTTAAAATTTGAACCTTCTGGGCGAGCTTTAGGACAGGTTGGACAGTATTACAcacaaattaaaatcaatcagTGTGTGGTTTGTGGAACATCAGATaagtttattagaaaaaacGTTGTACCTCgagaatatcgtaaatattttccat tgGTGATGAAAGCACATCAATCTcacgatatattattattatgtccATCTTGTCATGAAATAAGCAATTATCACGATCTGCAGCTCAGAAGAAAGCTAGCAGACATGTGCGACGCACCTTTAGTTGGTCCATTGACacatatacgtaataaaaatgtaaataattcgAGGAAGTTACATTCAGCTGTTAAAGCTTTAAGAGAAAGAACAACTTTGCCTGATGCACGACGCAAAGATTTAgaacattatattttagaatgtACAAATGAGGAACAAGTTACACCAATTCTGCTTGatgtattaaacaaaaaattagaGAATACAATATCAGTACCCAATCCTGATCAACCTAAATGTCAACCTCATGGTTTAAAG gttgttcaatattttcataaaaaggaAGGAGGTTTAGTAGAATTGGAACGTATGTGGAGGGAACATTTTCTTCTGACTATGAAGCCAAAGTATCTACCAAATCTATGGTCTGTTCATCACAATCAAGaaagattaattattcatcAATCACAGAACAGAATTAAAGCAGAGGATGCAAAGGTAGCTGGTTTGGCatactga